The nucleotide window GCCGGGGCTCAACGTGTTCGACAGCGCCGCCTCCCAGGCTCCCGTGCCCGAGGCCGGGTAAATCACCACGGGTTGCTGCGTCTTGAAGATTTTCTTGATGCCGTCGAGCACTTTCAGACCGAGTTCGCCGAACTCCGGGCCGCGGTGATCGATGGTCGGGTAACTCATCGCCCGGAGGATACGGTCGGGCACCGGGCTCGGACCCGGGATCTGCAAAAAGTGACGGCCAGCGGGGTGAAAGTCTAACTTGAGCATTGGGCTCCTCCGATTGAATTTTGCATTCAAAAAACTATATCAGATGAACCGCGGCGACCCCAAGGCGAAAATTGGCCGCTGACGCCGGTGTTTACCCGCACTATTAACTAATCTTTCAGCTTCCTATAAAATCTGAGCTAATGAGGTGTTGAGGGCTTTTGTATGCAAAATTCGGAATTCGAGGCGGGCATCGCCACATCCCCGCTGATGCCGAAGGTCGAGCGGCAGCGCTTGCACGACACGGTGGTGGAGCACATTCGCCGCTTTATCGTCGAGGGCGTGCTCGAGCCGGGCAAGAAACTGAACGAGCGCGAGCTGTGCGAAACGCTCGGCATTTCGCGCACGCCGCTGCGCGAGGCGCTGAAGGTGCTGGCCGCTGAAGGGCTGATCGAGATTTCGCCGAATCGTGGCGCGTCGGTGTCGAAGATGTCGGAAGCCGAGTTGCGCGAGACCTTCGAACTGATGAGCGGTCTCGAGGCTTTTTCCGGCGAGCTGGCGGCAGAGCGGATGACGGCGGCTGAACTCGCTGAGATCAAGGCGTTGCATTACGCGATGCTCGCGTGTCGTACGCAGAACGATCTGGCCGGGTACTACAGCCGCAATCAGGCGATTCACGACAAGATCAATGAGGCGGCCAGGAATTCAGCGCTGCGGCAGACTTATGTCGCGGTGAATCGTCGCTTGCAGGCGCTTAGGTTTCGGTCGAATTTCCAGACTCCCAAATGGGATAGCGCGATTCATGACCACGACGAGATGCTGAAGGCGCTTGAAGCGCGGGATGGTAAGAAGCTGAGTGCGATTCTTCGGCAGCATCTGCTTGATAAGCGTGATGCGGTTTTGCAGGTGCAGTCGCGGGAAGAGGTGGCGGCGTCGCCATTGAAGACTTGAGTTGCGCCGAAGGAAGGCGCCTAAGCAGTGTTTGCCTTCGGTGCCAGTGTGGCCTGTTCGTCCGCGTCAACGCCGGAGACTTGTCCACCTAAAATGTTGGCAAGCCTGTGGACAACCTTCTTACATCCCAGCCAAGTGATTGATGCGATGGAAGTATCGGCCTGCGGTTCATGCGTGAGCATGGGTTGGGGCTTTGTGGGCGGATGCGCTGGAAACGCGCTACGCCGGCATGCGATCTGCCGGTTTCTCGTTGATTAGCGCCGCCGTACCGCAGGATCAACCGTGCTGGTCCCGAACATTCTAAGGTGAATTATGTCCGGGCCAGACAGTTGTTATGCAGCGAGATCCAACAATAAGGGCTGACTAAGAATTACCCCCCCCATAGATGTGGCGAAGGTCCGCGCCACCAACGCGGCTGTTACCGTCCACAATCATCAACCCATCGCCCGCTTCAGGATAATTGACCACTGGCTCGCCATCGAGACGATCAACTGAAAAAATGTCAAGAACGAATCCGTCCTCCGCTTCTTCAGTGACCACGTAGATAAGCACCGGTATGCCCTCGTCAAGGCCAACAAGCTCATATCTTAGGGTGCGGCTGCGCCCTTCAGGCTTGAGAGCAATACCCACATGACTGATCCTCAAGCAATAAGGTACGTTAACTTCGTGGACCGTACAATGCTCAAGTTGAGCTAACCAGCGACTTGATTGATCCGGATAAAGCGGCTTATTCACATCCAGAATGAACCCAAGCAGTCTGCGCTCGTGAGGCTCCAGGTTTCGTTCCATATATGTATCCATCACGGTCATTGGCGCGGAGGTCGAATGGAACCAACTCGAACCGAGTTGTCCCCCGTTTTATACGCAACATAGTCTATGGCAATGCCATCCACTTCTACGGTTCGGGTGCGACCCTCCTGCATTGGCAGAGCTGCTACAGCCTCTTCCAAGTCCGCGGTAATAGCATCCTTGACGGGCTGCACAGGGATATTTTTCTCCTGAAGGTAACGAAAGGTGTGATAGAGCTGGTTATCGTTCCTGCCCCAGTCTACTTCGACTTCCTCCTTAACGACCGGTTTGCACATCTCCTTGATGCGCTCGATCTTTTCACGAGCCTTTGCAGCACCCTGGCCGATGGCATAGCGGACAGCCGGTTTCTGCACCAGTCGCCAAACAAATACGATCCCGCGAAGTATGCCGTCGGGCAGGCCAGCCGAAAAATGGCAACCACTGCATACGGTCGATGTGCCCAGGAAATTGTCACCAAGCAACCGGGGCGTGCTCTGGAGATTGGCAGGTGGCCCTACTGGGGACTCACCAAAATTATAGTTATCGATCCACGTGTCAACCTCGTCGCTGGTAATCGGGACATCGGTACCGTCACCCATATCAAGGATGCTGCCATTCTTTGCGACGGTGCCCGTTCGTGAAACGACATGGCCATTTGGCGAATAGCCAAACTTGACCTTGAAAACTCGCCTCACTCCACCGTTTGCCGGGCTCGCGTATTCATTAAATTTAAAGTTATCAATACGACCACGTCGATCGTAGTGCAGATTGAAATCGCCCGTCGGGTTGAACCCAAATTCAACTCGGTGAGCGGCATCGCGAGAGGCCATTTCCGTGGCTTGCGGAATATTCTGCTGGACGACGATCGCATAGACATTCCCGGTCGCATCGCGATTGACTTTGTACTGCCCAACCAACTGCTCTCCCTCGTACATCTGCACGAATGAGAGCCGGTTATACGCGTCATACACCATGCCGTATGCGCGCGTTGTGCCGCCAGATTTTGCCGCATCGAACCCGTTCGCCCCCGTGCCGTCTGAGGTGGGCGTTTCGCTCATACCTGTCGTGTTGCCTTGCGCATCGTAGACGAACGACTGGATTACGCCGGGAGATGCTATGGTCAGCGGATGCAGGCTCGTCGCGTCGGCGTACCGGATCGTGGTGATCGACGTGCCCGACTTGCTATAGGCTGTTATTCGAACAGGTCTCCCCGCGCCGTCGTAGCCGTACTCAGTATCGCCGTTTGCACCGGTATCCTTTAGCAAATTGCCGGATGCGTCCCACGTCAGACCGATGACGCCATCAGCAGAACTGCTCGACGTTGGCCGCAGCATGCCGCCGACAGAAGAGAAATTCAGCGCCGTTGTCCGCTTGCTAGCGATGACTGAAGTTGTCCCCGCACCGTAACTGAACTGTACGTTGCGAGCTGAATCGGGATGGCTGACAGCCGTCGCACGACCTTCTGCATCGTAATTCCAGGTCGCAATGCGATTGCCCGACTCGTCAACCTCGCCCGTCAGTGCGTTCTTGAAACGCGTGTCGTCGTAGACATAGCGGTGCACATACCCATCTGGCCAAGTGACCGAAAGAAGGTTTCCGTTAACGTCGTATCCGTACTGAGTCAGACCACCCAGCGGATTATTGAGACGCGACAAACGGCGCTTATCGTCGTAGTCAAGCCGAAGCGTGACGTCCTTGTTCGCGTCCGTTCCCGCTGCGTGCTGCGTGATTGCGGTCAGCAGCCCTGAACCGTCATAGCTCAGCGTGCGAATAAATCCCGTCCTCGTGCTTTCTGAAAGCAATACGCCTTGGGCCGAGTACGATTCGACGGTATCAGTCTTAAGGTCTGTCAGTGCCCAGGTGGACCCATTCTGTACCAGCGCAAGACCCGTAAAGCCCGCCGTACGCCAAGTGCCGGCTGACCAGTTAAACGTAACTGGCTCACCGTTCTCGCGATACGCCAGCACGGTGGACGTACTGCCATTATTTGCATTTGCCAGACCTAGGCTACGTTGCCAACTATGGAACCAGACCGGCCCCATCGCAGCGGCGGACACCGTTAGCGACTTCGAACGGTAAGTCCGTGTGAACAGCATTGGAATGTCATCACCGCTGACAAAATCGGCCTCGGTCAACGTGACGGCTCCACTGCCGGGAAGAACCGGGTCAGCAACCGGACAACTCGCTTCCGGCTGATCAGCCGGCGGTGTCGCACACCACGCGTCGATAAGCGGCAAGCTAACGCAGTTGTAGTACTGCATGCCACCAGGTACGCCGGCATAAGCATCCCAGCGGCAGGTGGGCGAGCCTTGTTTCGCCCCGGTAGCCGCCCACACCGCGTTGCAATCAGCCGCGTTTGCGCCAAACGCGACCATGAGCAGCATGAATGCGGCTAGCTGGCGGCCCACCATTCCCGCTAGACTCTCTGTAGTTCTGTTTCTTTTCATAGTTGTCCCTATTGGTTGTACTTGGTTCAAGCCCAAGCACCCTATCGGGGTCACAATGATCAGAAAATCCGAAAACTCCTAAAATTACACTTGCCTTGCGCAAGGCATCCTGAGATCCATCTGCACCTATACATGGCATAGGAAAACAACTCGACGCTTGTCATCCGCCTGTCAGACGCAACGTTCGAACAGGGTGCTTTCCGTC belongs to Paraburkholderia sp. FT54 and includes:
- a CDS encoding GntR family transcriptional regulator, which encodes MQNSEFEAGIATSPLMPKVERQRLHDTVVEHIRRFIVEGVLEPGKKLNERELCETLGISRTPLREALKVLAAEGLIEISPNRGASVSKMSEAELRETFELMSGLEAFSGELAAERMTAAELAEIKALHYAMLACRTQNDLAGYYSRNQAIHDKINEAARNSALRQTYVAVNRRLQALRFRSNFQTPKWDSAIHDHDEMLKALEARDGKKLSAILRQHLLDKRDAVLQVQSREEVAASPLKT
- a CDS encoding DUF6531 domain-containing protein, translating into MKRNRTTESLAGMVGRQLAAFMLLMVAFGANAADCNAVWAATGAKQGSPTCRWDAYAGVPGGMQYYNCVSLPLIDAWCATPPADQPEASCPVADPVLPGSGAVTLTEADFVSGDDIPMLFTRTYRSKSLTVSAAAMGPVWFHSWQRSLGLANANNGSTSTVLAYRENGEPVTFNWSAGTWRTAGFTGLALVQNGSTWALTDLKTDTVESYSAQGVLLSESTRTGFIRTLSYDGSGLLTAITQHAAGTDANKDVTLRLDYDDKRRLSRLNNPLGGLTQYGYDVNGNLLSVTWPDGYVHRYVYDDTRFKNALTGEVDESGNRIATWNYDAEGRATAVSHPDSARNVQFSYGAGTTSVIASKRTTALNFSSVGGMLRPTSSSSADGVIGLTWDASGNLLKDTGANGDTEYGYDGAGRPVRITAYSKSGTSITTIRYADATSLHPLTIASPGVIQSFVYDAQGNTTGMSETPTSDGTGANGFDAAKSGGTTRAYGMVYDAYNRLSFVQMYEGEQLVGQYKVNRDATGNVYAIVVQQNIPQATEMASRDAAHRVEFGFNPTGDFNLHYDRRGRIDNFKFNEYASPANGGVRRVFKVKFGYSPNGHVVSRTGTVAKNGSILDMGDGTDVPITSDEVDTWIDNYNFGESPVGPPANLQSTPRLLGDNFLGTSTVCSGCHFSAGLPDGILRGIVFVWRLVQKPAVRYAIGQGAAKAREKIERIKEMCKPVVKEEVEVDWGRNDNQLYHTFRYLQEKNIPVQPVKDAITADLEEAVAALPMQEGRTRTVEVDGIAIDYVAYKTGDNSVRVGSIRPPRQ